From Etheostoma cragini isolate CJK2018 chromosome 1, CSU_Ecrag_1.0, whole genome shotgun sequence, a single genomic window includes:
- the LOC117947427 gene encoding very long-chain acyl-CoA synthetase-like: MMEMYLISVFLASILIIPFALKTLFPYLWMDILYFGDLLRILVKFASRRRRRPFFFVLDRFLEQTAAHPDKPFIVFENDDYSYTDTDKRSNKTANALQSHPGYNPGDTVALFMGNEPAFLFTWLALAKLGSPVALLNHNIRAKSLLHCFNCCKAKVLIAASELKEAVEDVLPSLIEKGVTILLMTKCCDTPGIESFSEKVDKASDIPLPRSLRSHIEYKSPAVYIYTSGTTGLPKAAVVNQNRLLTALAVLSSNCVTSSDVIYLNLPLYHTAGFMIGFIGSIETGSTIILKRKFSASQFWDDCRKYNVTVVQYIGEVIRYLCSTPKRENDKDHKVRLAIGNGVRAEIWREFVNRFGDIQIREFYASTEGNVGFVNYAGKIGAIGRVNFFHQKLFPFTLIKYDTERDEPIRDANGLCVESPKGETGLLVSKITDIAPFVGYAQNEEQTERKRLRNVLKKGDLYFNSGDLMRIDKDNFIYFQDRVGDTFRWKGENVATNEVSDILTISDCLKEASVYGVQVPGHEGRIGMAAVTVKEGAQFDGSRIYHHVVNYLPSYARPRFIRIQNAVEVTGTFKQMKVKLVEESFDPGRIRDPLYILDDKEKSFVPLRSQVYNSIISGNIKL; the protein is encoded by the exons ATGATGGAGATGTATCTGATTTCAGTATTTTTAGCAAGTATCCTTATTATACCGTTCGCACTCAAAACTTTGTTCCCTTATCTTTGGATGGATATTCTGTATTTCGGGGATCTACTGCGGATTTTAGTGAAGTTTGCGTCGAGGCGAAGAAGGAGACCTTTCTTTTTCGTGTTGGATCGTTTCTTGGAGCAGACCGCTGCGCATCCAGACAAGCCGTTCATTGTGTTTGAAAATGACGACTACTCGTACACTGACACAGATAAAAGAAGCAACAAAACAGCCAACGCGCTTCAGTCTCACCCTGGGTATAACCCTGGGGACACCGTCGCACTTTTCATGGGGAATGAACCCGCCTTTCTGTTTACCTGGCTGGCGCTGGCTAAACTGGGCTCTCCTGTTGCTCTTCTCAACCACAACATCCGCGCCAAGTCTCTGCTGCACTGCTTTAACTGCTGCAAGGCGAAGGTGTTGATTGCAGCCTCAG AGCTAAAGGAAGCAGTGGAGGACGTGCTGCCCTCACTGATAGAGAAGGGCGTCACCATCCTCCTGATGACCAAATGTTGTGACACACCTGGGATTGAGAGCTTCTCTGAGAAAGTGGACAAGGCATCAGACATCCCGCTCCCTCGATCCCTCAGATCACACATTGAATACAAAAGTCCTGCAGTGTATATTTACACCTCTGGAACTACAG GTCTCCCAAAGGCAGCTGTGGTCAATCAGAACCGCCTCTTAACAGCTCTGGCTGTTTTATCTTCAAACTGTGTAACGTCTAGTGATGTCATCTACCTCAACCTGCCTCTGTATCACACAGCTGGATTCATGATTGGCTTTATCGGATCCATTGAGACGG GGTCGACTATCATTTTGAAGAGGAAGTTCTCTGCCTCTCAGTTTTGGGATGACTGCAGGAAATACAATGTGACTGTTGTGCAGTACATAGGAGAGGTGATTCGTTACCTCTGTAGTACACCAAAG AGAGAAAATGACAAGGACCATAAAGTAAGGCTAGCCATTGGCAACGGTGTCAGAGCAGAGATTTGGAGAGAGTTTGTCAATCGCTTTGGGGACATTCAGATCCGAGAGTTTTACGCCTCCACCGAGGGAAATGTTGGCTTTGTCAACTACGCAGGAAAAATTGGAGCTATTGGACGAGTTAACTTTTTTCATCAG AAGCTGTTTCCCTTCACTCTTATTAAGTACGACACAGAGCGGGATGAACCGATTCGAGATGCTAATGGCCTCTGTGTGGAGTCGCCCAAAG GTGAGACAGGACTGCTGGTGTCAAAGATCACAGATATCGCACCTTTTGTCGGCTACGCCCAGAATGAAGAACAAACGGAGAGGAAAAGACTCCGCAATGTTCTCAAGAAAGGAGATCTTTACTTCAACAGTGGTGACTTAATGAGGATCGATAAAGACAACTTCATTTACTTTCAGGATCGTGTAGGTGACACATTCAG GTGGAAAGGTGAGAATGTAGCCACAAATGAGGTGTCTGACATCCTGACAATCAGTGATTGCCTCAAAGAAGCCAGCGTTTATGGAGTCCAAGTGCCAG GGCACGAGGGGCGGATAGGGATGGCAGCTGTCACTGTAAAGGAAGGTGCCCAGTTCGATGGAAGTAGAATATACCACCATGTGGTTAACTACCTGCCTTCATATGCCCGACCACGCTTTATAAGAATACAG